A section of the Micromonas commoda chromosome 14, complete sequence genome encodes:
- a CDS encoding predicted protein, producing MAEEDPAPPADGDAAPTPPPPRPPLTPEILAAFYENLDANPDPDVAADALAEALELRDRTTDARVGSRVDFIFNALDFARDAGLTPAQTVAVHEVGQAMLDACAVEPGPSFVFADAESLFQSTILPKVAAEPDREGGQFSVTDVRAVSDYFAKGFFQHFSLWRFVWSEEQEMDKHETFKRVEVAFPARPLPDFLTEQANEERLAKEAEEAEAARVAAEEAAKEAEEAERLRLIEEEDAKRKAEEEEYARRKPATLADAVEHAVKTALAQERAALEAEYAVREKQLREKISVLEQQMKAK from the coding sequence atggcggaggaggacccggccccgcccgcggacggcgacgccgccccaacgccgccgcccccgcgcccgcccctcACCCccgagatcctcgccgccttttACGAAAATCTCGACGCCAATcccgaccccgacgtcgccgccgacgcgctcgccgaagctctcgagctgcgcgatcggaccaccgacgcgcgcgtcgggtcgcgcgtgGACTTCATCTTCAACGCGCTCGACTTCGCCAGGGACGCGGGGCTCACCCCGGCGCAGACCGTGGCGGTGCACGAGGTGGGCCAGGCGATgctggacgcgtgcgccgtcgaACCCGGGCCGAGCTTCGtcttcgcggacgccgagtcGCTGTTCCAGTCCACCATCCTCCCAAAGGTGGCCGCGGAGCCCGACAGGGAGGGCGGCCAGTTCTCCGTCACCGACGTCAGGGCGGTGTCCGACTACTTCGCCAAGGGGTTCTTCCAGCACTTCTCCCTGTGGCGTTTCGTGTGGAGCGAGGAACAGGAGATGGATAAGCACGAGACGTTCAAGCGCGTGGAAGTGGCGTTTCCCGCGCGGCCTCTGCCGGACTTTCTCACGGAGCAGGCGAACGAGGAACGtctcgccaaggaggcggaagaggcggaggcggcgagggtcgccgcggaagaggcggcgaaggaagcggaggaggcggaacGGCTTCGtctcatcgaggaggaggatgcaAAACGGAaagcggaggaggaggaataCGCGAGGCGCAagccggcgacgctcgcggacgcggtggagcacGCGGTGAagacggcgctggcgcaggagcgcgccgcgctggaggcggagTACGCGGTGCGGGAGAAGCAGCTCCGGGAGAAGATTTCCGTGCTCGAGCAGCAGATGAAGGCGAAGTGA
- a CDS encoding predicted protein, whose amino-acid sequence MHGVEITPELIRELQLDRDSERDDPNAPPPVKLDVLECLGRTETPLFAALERCRVAARSVGERPSVELGEEWDEFLRGCAFSLDDKVVVVTGASRGIGESIAVRLAQRGANVALLATSWTPNSTLPGTIGEAWERCRKVRKDEDCVIGVRCDITDPGQVDFALNQIVKKWGRVDVVINNASTHWPKTVAETDRRRYDKMMNVNVKGAFNVTTACMPWLRLAHNAHVLTIAPAPLPDNAWLEPHACYTASKVGMSLLSIALEARWRDAGVAFNTLWPRHAVATAATSFIGGDRLVRASRTPAIVADAAFRIVVSPANFLSGRAFSDRDVLRSCGITDFAPYNVDPDLSHEPVSDFFVAQ is encoded by the coding sequence atgcacggcgtcgagatcaCCCCCGAGCTCATCCGCGAGCTGCAGCTCGACCGCGActccgagcgcgacgatccgaacgcgccgccgcccgtcaagctcgacgtcctcgagtgCCTCGGACGCACCGAGACGCCCttgttcgcggcgctggagcgctgccgcgtcgccgctcggtCCGTCGGGGAACGGCCgtccgtcgagctcggcgaggagtgGGACGAGTTCCTCCGCGGATGCGCCTTCTCCCTCGACGACAAGGTGGTGGTCGTGACGGGCGCCAGCCGGGGCATCGGCGAGTCCATCGCCGTTCGCCTGGCGCAGAggggcgcgaacgtcgcgctgctcgccacGTCCTGGACCCCCAACTCGACCCTCCCGGGGACCATCGGCGAAGCTTGGGAGCGGTGCCGCAAAGTTCGTAAAGATGAAGACTGCGTCATCGGCGTCCGGTGCGACATCACCGACCCGGGGCAGGTGGACTTCGCGTTGAACCAGATCGTCAAGAAGTGgggccgcgtcgacgtcgtgatCAACAACGCGTCCACGCACTGGCCAAAGACCGTCGCAGAGACGGACAGGCGCCGATACGACAAGATGATGAACGTCAACGTCAAGGGCGCGTTCAACGTCACCACCGCGTGCATGCCGTGGCTGCGACTGGCGCACAACGCGCACGTCCTCaccatcgcgccggcgccgctccCCGACAACGCGTGGCTCGAACCCCACGCGTGTTACACAGCGTCAAAGGTGGGAATGAGCCTACTGtccatcgcgctcgaggcgcgttGGAGGGACGCAGGCGTTGCGTTCAACACGCTGTGGCCGAGACACGCGGttgcgaccgccgcgacgagcttcATCGGCGGTGACAGACTGGTGAGGGCGAGTCGAACCCCGGCtatcgtcgccgacgccgcgtttcGAATCGTCGTGTCACCGGCGAACTTTCTCTCCGGACGCGCCTTTTCCGATCGAGACGTGCTTCGATCGTGCGGGATCACCGACTTTGCGCCGTACAACGTCGACCCGGACCTGTCGCACGAGCCGGTGAGCGACTTTTTCGTCGCAcag
- a CDS encoding predicted protein has protein sequence MVNERDGTIIAYLEERLRSLQLENDALKSAKDENETLKARLASTEEKDSLRGRREEQEMMAYQRWEAALSPDPVRTRIADTDRLIRRMIKERRTGGEILEAVHDFFFDNAGCD, from the coding sequence atGGTCAACGAACGGGACGGCACGATAATCGCCTACCTCGAGGAGAGGCTTCGGTCCCTGCAGCTGGAGAACGACGCGCTCAAGTCGGCGAAGGATGAGAACGAGACCCTCAAGGCTCGCCTCGCATCCACCGAAGAAAAAGACTCGctccggggacgtcgcgaggagcAGGAGATGATGGCGTACCAACGATGGGAGGCTGCGCTGTCGCCGGACCCGGTGCGCACACGCATCGCGGACACCGACCGCCTGATAAGGCGCATGATAAAGGAGAGAAGAACCGGTGGCGAGATCCTCGAAGCGGTCCACGACTTCTTCTTCGACAACGCCGGTTGTGATTAA
- a CDS encoding predicted protein produces the protein MGDARGDDRDRRRRRSRSRGRDGDDRDGRDKESSRSRARTRSKKIEGASRSRSKERRKGGGRDRERDKDRRRRRGRSDSREKKRRRRRRRSSSSSSSSSSSSSSSSSSSSSSSADARRRRKDASNDDKTREETRAKLLATVTALDAKVGDLPGTKHSHQAPTDPNNPPLVDDGKAGYIVSADGSHMTFFGGRGGSEGAGFGLRGTAGGDAADAVREEAKGKRGMNAAMVDALLLHNKVRWRDDTKPARRVHIGNVNAGVKAEEFARVLETRIRTLSPEAVPWHYPLDKRGRVDERRAPGTRVIEHLYLNDKGFGFLETTALEDVPAILALNGVRVNGGVTRFRRPKDYDPDNNPLVRDGSYRDVFQRVFTAVLSDEVVDSPTKVFVGGVEPRALTKLDLLEIVSSFGALTAFRCETDGAGLCRGFAWMEYAEGESVAAKAVAGLSGYQLRGKPIAAALATPRAEAARTRGERRYTYEVPPEVEPLLKPPQRVLAFSNVLVRGGSREDRAAATEDTLAECDGFGNVLSTHVVDGGAEGAEGAEELDAVRDCLFVEFARVETATIAAHAFHRREYDGRVVECRFFPLTEYQRMFGKGFPPRTVEEKQAAALKMMDYLAGTAGSGTGRLAA, from the coding sequence ATGGGCGATGCGCGGGGGGACGACAGGgaccggaggaggcgccggagccggagtcgaggccgcgacggcgacgatcgcgacgggcgggacaaggagtcgtcgcggagtcgcgcgcggacgaggtcgaaGAAGATCGAGGGTGCGTCCAGATCCCGCAGCAAGGAGCGGCGCAagggcggaggacgcgacaGGGAACGCGACAAGgacaggcggaggcgccggggTCGCTCGGACTCGCGCGAGAAGAAGCGCCGGCGCAGGAGgcgccgctcctcctcctcgtcatcgtcgtcgtcctcctcctcgtcgtcatcatcgtcgtcgtcgtcgtcgtcgtctgccgacgcgaggcggaggaggaaggacgcgtcgaacgaCGACAAAACCCGCGAAGAAAcccgcgcgaagctcctcgccaccgtcaccgcgctcgacgccaaggTCGGGGACCTTCCCGGCACCAAGCACTCGCACCAAGCACCGACCGACCCAAACAACCCacccctcgtcgacgacggcaagGCTGGATACATCGTCTCCGCGGATGGATCGCACATGACGTTCTTCGGAGGCAGAGGCGGgtcggagggcgcggggttcgGCCTGAGGGggaccgcgggcggggacgccgcggacgccgttcGCGAAGAGGCCAAGGGCAAGAGGGGGAtgaacgccgcgatggtcgacgcgctcctcctgcACAATAAGGTGAGGTGGCGCGACGATACCAaaccggcgcgccgcgtgcacATCGGCAACGTCAACGCGGGAGTTAAGGCGGAGGAGTTCGCGCGGGTGCTCGAGACGCGCATCAGGACGCTCAGCCCCGAGGCGGTGCCGTGGCACTACCCGCTGGACAAAAGAGggcgcgtggacgagcgcagggcgccggggacgagggTCATCGAGCACCTCTACCTCAACGACAAGGGATTCGGCTTTTTggagacgacggcgctggaggacgTGCCCGCGATTCTCGCCCTCAACGGCGTTCgcgtcaacggcggcgtcacgCGTTTTCGACGTCCCAAGGACTACGACCCGGACAATAACCCGCTggtccgcgacggttcgtATCGCGACGTGTTCCAAAGGGTTTTCACCGCGGTGTTGTCGGACGAAGTCGTGGATTCTCCGACGAAGGttttcgtcggcggcgtcgaaccGAGGGCGCTGACGAAGCTGGACCTCCTCGAGATCGTCTCGTCCTTCGGCGCGCTCACAGCGTTTCGATGCGagacggacggcgcgggtctGTGCCGCGGCTTCGCGTGGATGGAGTACGCAGAGGGCGAGTCGGTTGCGGCGAAGGCGGTTGCCGGATTGAGCGGGTACCAGCTGAGGGGTAagccgatcgcggcggcgctggcgacgccgcgcgccgaagcTGCGAGAACGCGTGGGGAACGGAGGTACACGTACGAGGTACCGCCCGAGGTGGAGCCGCTGCTGAAGCCCCCGCAGAGGGTTTTGGCGTTTTCGAACGTCCTTGTTCGAGGGGGCTCGAGGGAGgaccgagcggcggcgacggaggataCCCTCGCCGAGTGCGACGGGTTCGGCAACGTCCTCTCGacgcacgtcgtcgacgggggtgccgagggtgccgagggtgccgaagAGCTGGACGCGGTTCGCGACTGCCTGTTCGTGGAGTTTGCTAGggtggagacggcgacgatcgcggcgcacgcgttcCATCGCAGGGAATACgacggtcgcgtcgtcgagtgTCGGTTCTTTCCGTTGACGGAGTACCAGCGGATGTTCGGAAAGGGTTTCCCGCCCAGGACGGTGGAGGAgaagcaggcggcggcgttgaagATGATGGACTATTTggcgggcaccgcggggtCCGGGACCGGCAGGCTGGCGGCGTAG
- a CDS encoding predicted protein translates to MAGPAGCYQKAVEEDDVTALKFGDLDRGDKFNGCLSMDEVRIIQESKINDDENDGVETSTTQTRTFQKTLEYTRRFSTVRTPEQTQMLRELYDEQTTAATNMHEFERAAFSNLQPQDAHEALTLIPSLGAKNEAGEDRFTEGQISSIVEQSANIRKFD, encoded by the coding sequence ATGGCGGGTCCCGCGGGATGCTACCAgaaggcggtggaggaggacgacgtgacCGCGCTAAAGTTCGGCGACCTCGACCGGGGGGACAAGTTCAACGGATGCCTCTCCATGGACGAGGTCCGGATCATCCAGGAGTCGAAGatcaacgacgacgagaacgacggcgtggagacgtcgacgacgcagaCGCGCACGTTCCAGAAAACCCTCGAGTACACCCGACGATTCAGCACGGTGAGGACCCCGGAGCAGACGCAGATGCTCCGCGAGCTGTACGACGAACagaccaccgccgccacgaaCATGCACGagttcgagcgcgcggcgttcagcAACCTCCAGCCGCAGGATGCGCACGAGGCGCTCACGCTGATCCCCTCGTTGGGGGCTAAGAACGAGGCTGGGGAGGATCGGTTCACCGAAGGCCAAATCTCGTCTATAGTGGAACAGAGCGCAAACATCCGCAAGTTCGACTAA
- a CDS encoding predicted protein, which yields MTRSRILATLVALLALAGTASARIQVEPVERDGRDLIPIAMDFGFEQGGSIEISIKHPVHLFTVEGADPVDKTRYGFFITASKADTALENDIAKGGCLLDDLDHTLVLFTFEDMQSHLSKDGDEYKFSYTIAEGKAGEYSLYYTKCVPNSAVSFTITVDLYNTLPNGDKDYLSAGEKPLPTMYMFAFFTFAAAAVVWAWVLFNAKQTQPGSVKRIHWLMLLLVCVKSLSVLSKSFMYHVIRVHGDPDGWNVAFYIFSAAKGLMFFTIVVLIGTGWSFLKPFLNEREKQMLMLVIPLQVFANIAADIVDADGPALAGWLEWRDLFHLLDIVCCCAILFPIVWSIKHLREAAMTDGKKVRNMNKLILFRQFYVMVVAYIYFTRIIVFLLKSTAAYNLTWLADFAAEAATLAFYLTTGYMFRPVVDNPYLHLNEDELDLEEIEMRVEEGRSL from the exons ATGACGCGCTCCCGGATCCTGGCGACGCTGGTCGCGCTCCTGGCGTTGGCCGGGACCGCATCCGCGCGCATCCAGGTCGAACCCGTCGAACGCGATGGCCGAGATCTCATCCCCATCGCCATGGACTTCGGCTTCGAGCAAGGAG GCTCCATCGAGATCAGCATCAAGCACCCGGTGCACCTGTTCACCGTCGAGGGCGCTGACCCGGTCGACAAGACCCGCTACGGATTCTTCATCACCGCGTCCAAGGCTGACACCGCGCTGGAGAACGACATCGCCAAGGGCGGgtgcctcctcgacgacctcgatcACACCCTCGTGCTCTTCACCTTCGAGGACATGCAGTCGCATCTCTccaaggacggcgacgagtaCAAGTTCTCCTACACCATCGCCGAGGGTAAGGCTGGCGAGTACTCTCTCTACTACACCAAGTGCGTGCCCAACTCTGCCGTTTCGTTCACGATCACCGTGGATCTGTACAACACCTTGCCGAACGGCGACAAGGACTACCTGAGCGCGGGGGAGAAACCCTTGCCCACGATGTACATGTTCGCCTTCttcaccttcgccgcggcggcggtggtgtgGGCGTGGGTGCTCTTCAACGCCAAGCAGACGCAGCCCGGCAGCGTCAAGAGGATCCACTGGCTCATGCTCCTGCTCGTGTGCGTCAAGTCGCTGAGCGTGCTGAGCAAGTCGTTCATGTACCACGTGATCCGCGTGCACGGCGACCCCGACGGATGGAACGTCGCGTTCTAcatcttctccgcggcgaagggccTGATGTTCTTCAccatcgtcgtcctcatcgggACCGGCTGGAGCTTCCTCAAGCCGTTCCTCAACGAGCGCGAGAAGCAGATGCTGATGCTCGTGATCCCTCTGCAGGTGTTCGCCAacatcgcggcggacatcgtcgacgccgacggccccgcgctcgcgggctgGCTGGAGTGGCGCGACCTCTTCCACCTCCTCGACATCGTCTGCTGCTGCGCGATCCTCTTCCCAATCGTGTGGAGCATCAAGCACCTGCGAGAGGCTGCCATGACTGACGGCAAGAAGGTTCGCAACATGAACAAGCTCATCCTCTTCAGGCAGTTCTACGTCATGGTGGTCGCGTACATCTACTTCACCAGGATCATAGTGTTCCTGTTGaagtccacggcggcgtatAACCTCACGTGGCTCGCCGATttcgcggccgaggcggcgacgctcgcatTTTACCTCACCACCGGGTACATGTTCAGGCCGGTGGTGGATAATCCGTACCTGCACCtgaacgaggacgagctggacttggaggagatcgagatGCGCGTGGAGGAGGGCAGGAGCCTGTGA
- a CDS encoding predicted protein, whose amino-acid sequence MADLASAKKTLDGLVKAYAAGDATKTASLLGTLKVAITAFPALPPLFEQTPTAVEELMLARDVLEHATLFAVSQQDDAAAERNFNQLRPYYSDCAGMIPPSPRQALLTGLNLLRLLVQNRIAEFHTELELIPNEAHDDRHVAFCLDLESSLMEGAYNKIFAASGSIPTPDYAHFMTMLNATVRDEIAACVERGYTRLGVKDAARLLDVDAGGMDALAAERGWARSTDGGAFVFREEAAPPSAKDIPSMRLINQTLLYAKELERIV is encoded by the exons atggcggacctagcgtcggcgaagaagaCCCTCGATGGGCTGGTgaaggcgtacgcggcgggcgaTGCCACCAAGACCGCGTCCCTCCTAGGAACCCTCAAG GTGGCGATCACCGCGTTCcccgcgctcccgccgctcttCGAGCAGACCCCGACGGCCGTGGAGGAGCTcatgctcgcgcgcgacgtgctGGAGCACGCCACGCTCTTCGCGGTGTCGCAGCAAGACGACgctgccgccgagcgcaACTTTAACCAGCTCAGGCCGTACTACTCCGACTGCGCGGGGATGATTCCCCCGTCCCCGAGGCAGGCGCTCCTCACGGGCCTCAACCTACTCCGCCTGCTGGTCCAGAACCGCATCGCGGAGTTTCACACCGAGCTGGAGCTCATCCCGAACGAGGCGCACGACGATCGGCACGTCGCGTTTTGCCTCGACCTGGAGTCGTCCCTCATGGAGGGGGCGTATAACAAgatcttcgccgcgagcggatCCATCCCGACGCCCGACTACGCGCACTTCATGACCATGCTCAACGCCACGGTCCGGGACGAgatcgcggcgtgcgtggaGCGCGGGTACACGCGCCTGGGCGtgaaggacgcggcgcggcttctcgacgtggacgcgggcgggatggacgcgctcgcggcggagcgggggTGGGCTCGGAGTACGGACGGCGGGGCGTTCGTGTtccgggaggaggcggcgccgccgagcgcgaaggACATTCCGAGCATGCGGCTGATCAACCAGACGCTGCTGTACGCGAAGGAGCTGGAGAGGATCGTTTAG
- a CDS encoding predicted protein (Encodes a protein containing zinc-finger domains and a proline-rich domain): MAALNIRSLAGAVQPSRGGKRAASPNGSHKRRAENSEDDDFIPCDDEARGTPKGASAGASNTRPRRKAVAPKRLSPTFGGARSYSKEEPEDEEDPEDEEEPEHDEDAECLYCGESEFPEGDDFILCDMCNKGGHVRACVGLSEVPTGSWYCSDDCLHKSVAIPSLKYRSANSQSATVPGLKYIRFYKQTGRYGASIKVAKGHRKGLGGFDTVPEAVAAYNEVAVDHGIATQQVPSEYVVSPEPKPEPDPEPELEPELEPELEPELEPELEPELEPELEPELEPDPEPDPVPDPEPEPEPDPEPKLPAGYVAVDVSSLDCTVRFGPMSCPFCDKAYKGVRGVKRHLTSCQAAIDAGLDKAAVPEGFVVAKVAADGSTGFLVPEGFVVAKVAADDCTGLKRKANEAGFEEIPARRVSTRRAPAPLILAKPELATDGDKGERRVVTSAADVGDAEELRMLRERLAAQERRNREMREINLLAFELTKRVMAMSAEGDGGATR, encoded by the coding sequence atggcggcgctcaacatccgcagcctcgccggTGCCGTCCAGCCTTCCCGAGGTGGAAAGCGCGCGGCCTCTCCGAATGGATCTCACAAACGCCGTGCCGAGAActccgaagacgacgacttcATCCCCTgcgacgacgaagcgcgAGGCACTCCGAAGGGCGCATCCGCGGGAGCGTCCAacacccgcccgcgccggaaaGCCGTTGCGCCCAAGAGGCTCAGCCCGActttcggcggcgcgcgctcatATTCgaaggaggagcccgaggatgaggaagatcccgaggacgaggaggagcccgagcaCGATGAGGACGCAGAGTGCCTCTACTGCGGCGAGTCCGAGTTCCCCGAAGGCGACGACTTCATCCTCTGCGACATGTGCAACAAAGGTGGGCACGTCCGCGCTTGCGTCGGTTTGAGCGAGGTGCCCACGGGAAGCTGGTACTGCAGTGACGACTGCCTCCACAAGTCTGTTGCCATTCCCAGCCTCAAGTACCGCTCCGCCAATTCGCAATCTGCTACCGTCCCCGGCCTCAAGTACATTCGCTTTTATAAGCAAACTGGGCGATACGGGGCGTCGATAAAAGTCGCAAAAGGCCACCGCAAAGGCCTCGGTGGCTTCGACACGGTGCCCGAAGCCGTGGCCGCCTACAACGAGGTGGCCGTAGATCACGGCATCGCGACGCAGCAGGTTCCTTCCGAGTACGTCGTCTCACCGGAGCCCAAACCGGAGCCCGACCCGGAGCCCGAACTGGAGCCCGAACTGGAGCCCGAACTGGAGCCCGAACTGGAGCCCGAACTGGAGCCCGAACTGGAGCCCGAACTGGAGCCCGAACTGGAGCCCGACCCGGAGCCCGACCCGGTGCCCGACCCGGAGCCCGAACCGGAGCCCGACCCGGAGCCCAAGCTCCCCGCGGGTTACGTCGCCGTAGACGTATCCTCTCTCGATTGCACGGTCCGCTTCGGACCGATGTCGTGCCCGTTCTGCGACAAAGCGTACAAGGGCGTCAGGGGGGTCAAGAGGCACCTGACCTCGTGCCAagccgcgatcgacgccggccTCGACAAAGCCGCGGTTCCCGAGGGCTTCGTCGTGGCCAAGGTGGCCGCCGATGGCTCGACGGGCTTTTTGGTTCCTGAGGGCTTCGTCGTGGCCAAGGTGGCCGCCGACGACTGCACGGGTTTGAAGAGGAAGGCGAACGAGGCGGGCTTCGAAGAAATTCCCGCTCGTCGAGtctcgacccgccgcgcccccgcgcctctcATCCTCGCAAaacccgagctcgcgacCGATGGGGACAAAGGggaacgtcgcgtcgtgacgagcgccgcggacgttgGGGACGCCGAAGAGTTGCGAATGCTTCGCgagaggctcgccgcgcaggagcgGCGAAACAGGGAAATGCGGGAAATCAACCTCCTGGCCTTTGAGCTGACGAAGCGGGTCATGGCGATgtcggcggagggcgacggcggcgcgacgcggtga
- a CDS encoding predicted protein has translation MAAPDEPTPLVEVPIVDDSFDDSRSRSVSEEERRRRCAAFAALNETFVLGTTTTRRDSHDALEAPARGQVFAAAAAVDTPAAVARGPREGTSTPPVRDTTPRAAEDSPNDDSAHDDADAPKPAFTKSEVAGIVAMLGFLDASQQSIVHGIMRREHADEPPEDLMKLSPNALACVDEYVRELLLLPS, from the coding sequence ATGGCCGCCCCCGACGAACCCACGCccctcgtcgaggtcccGATCGTCGACGACAGCTTCGACGACTCGCGCAGCCGCTCGGTATCGGAGGAagaacgccgacgacgatgcgcagccttcgccgcgctcaatGAAACTTTCGTCCTCGGGACAaccacgacgcgacgggacaGCCACGATGCGCTTGAGGCCCCCGCCCGAGGCCaggtcttcgccgccgccgcggccgtcgatacgcccgccgccgtcgcgcgcggaccgcgcgaggggacgtcgacgccacccGTCCGCGATACCACGCCCCGAGCCGCGGAAGACTCCCCCAACGACGACTccgcccacgacgacgcggacgccccTAAACCCGCGTTCACAAAGTCGGAGGTTgccggcatcgtcgccatgctcggcttcctcgacgcgtcgcagcAGAGCATCGTTCACGGCATCATGCGGCGGGAACACGCCGACGAACCTCCCGAAGATCTCATGAAGCTGTCCCCAAACGCtctcgcgtgcgtcgacgagTACGTCCGCGAGCTACTCCTCCTCCCGAGCTGA
- a CDS encoding predicted protein — protein MPPKRKRRGSAGGDAVVLPRTPGLRSDLECTVCGKPATMSCGGCAGFYYCDRAHQEMHWSYFDHHESCERTKKQVARTQELREDIFSAFDWGRLSTEMIDENVHTRCTLLEKLGVHNANEYRRECPCHAKTPFGKLPPVADTRCPPGEDPVTSWSRGLDEANWQAYKLENWLEKRVPNSIDARVRELRKPLPENWDVMMSCRLKALVEHQDGPFKIPEFAPKYPTPITLHTAATIDYAVRQLADFRWRPPDAGPERGVCVDVLGAEKEVDQLEQTIIALHWLHYIDRPVAHGKGDFVDPPFHLNLIGPEVPFDAYKSSTRTYGVTAHMYRGLYHEVKGTIWSHAYARKNFLHSPHRLVFMPNAGIAAFTSWEPTLKMLVNEFGPVVIITDYTEEAANMGLKELKKMVLREKAAARWNFLEVQVNPYRQPVSCKGADNAMPSYANGFIFGMIPSDFTYGDGDEKCDEVQVVDLSSA, from the exons ATGCCCCCGAAACGAAAGAGGCGCGGGTCCGCTGGTGGAGATGCCGTGGTTCTGCCCCGGACACCGGGCCTGCGATCCGACCTCGAATGCACCGTCTGCGG GAAacccgcgacgatgagctgCGGTGGATGCGCCGGGTTCTACTACTGCGATCGGGCTCATCAAGAGATGCACTGGTCGTATTTTGATCACCACGAGAGCTGCGAGAGGACGAAGAAACAGGTGGCGAGGACGCAGGAGCTGAGGGAAGACATCTTCTCAGCCTTCGACTGGGGCAGGCTCTCCACCGAGATGATTGACGAGAACGTTCACACCAGGTGCACGCTGCTGGAAAAACTCGGCGTTCACAATGCGAATGAATATCGCAGAGAGTGCCCGTGTCACGCAAAGACACCGTTCGGAAAGCTCCCGCCGGTAGCTGATACTCGATGTCCGCCCGGTGAGGATCCCGTCACGAGCTGGTCCCGTGGCCTGGACGAGGCTAACTGGCAGGCATACAAGCTTGAAAACTGGCTTGAAAAACGCGTGCCTAATAGTATAGATGCTCGCGTTCGAGAGTTACGAAAGCCTCTGCCTGAAAACTGGGATGTTATGATGAGTTGCAGGCTAAAAGCATTGGTCGAACATCAAGACGGGCCGTTTAAGATTCCCGAGTTTGCCCCGAAGTATCCCACTCCGATCACGCTGCACACCGCGGCTACCATAGATTACGCAGTGCGGCAGCTCGCGGATTTCCGTTGGCGTCCGCCCGATGCCGGCCCCGAAAGGGGTGTCTGCGTCGACGTATtgggcgcggagaaggaggttGATCAGCTTGAACAAACGATCATCGCGCTACATTGGCTGCACTATATTGACCGGCCTGTTGCCCACGGTAAAGGAGATTTCGTTGATCCTCCATTCCACCTGAACCTCATCGGGCCGGAGGTCCCATTCGACGCGTACAAATCATCGACGCGTACATATGGTGTCACCGCGCACATGTACAGAGGGTTGTATCACGAGGTCAAGGGGACCATCTGGAGTCACGCGTATGCAAGAAAAAACTTCCTACACTCTCCACATCGCTTGGTCTTTATGCCCAACGCCGGCATAGCCGCGTTTACGTCCTGGGAGCCCACCCTGAAGATGCTCGTGAACGAGTTTGGTCCGGTAGTCATCATCACCGATTacacggaggaggcggcgaacatGGGGCTGAAGGAGTTGAAGAAGATGGTTTTGCGagagaaggctgcggcgagaTGGAATTTTTTGGAGGTGCAGGTGAACCCGTACAGGCAGCCGGTGAGCTGCAAGGGCGCCGATAACGCGATGCCGTCGTATGCGAACGGGTTCATCTTCGGAATGATTCCCTCGGACTTTACGTACGGAGACGGGGACGAGAAGTGCGACGAGGTACAAGTAGTCGACTTAAGTAGCGCTTAG